A window of Zingiber officinale cultivar Zhangliang chromosome 5A, Zo_v1.1, whole genome shotgun sequence contains these coding sequences:
- the LOC121980458 gene encoding receptor protein kinase-like protein ZAR1, which produces MPREAMAMTELLILLLLSISTSAALTTDGLALLAFKSAVSDDPTRALAAWIEFDDNPCSWTGVTCHLGRVVALALPDRELAGYLPSELSLLSELQYLSLPGNSLSGTLPVTLSVFRGLTDLDLSRNNLSGAIPSEIGLLTSLTHLDLSSNLLTGPLPPPIAALPHLSGVLNLSFNHLSGPIPLAFGSIPVDVSLDLRQNNLSGEIPQVAPLLSQGPTAFSGNPGLCGFPLKNACPAPKQVPKIPKANPSLNMHPSDGTLRPIASEKRKSPASTVAILAVVLLIALAAIFVLQWKLRRRRYAGVGKEPSNQKSSSPGFSASVTGGSVTGERREGHVSELYAAVDERFGLELEELLRSSAYVVGKGRSGIVYKVVVGRECSAVAVRRLSENEDSDGPSSGDEWRRRRAFESEAIAIGRAKHPNVVRLVAYYYAPEERLLIYEYIPNGSLHAALHGGHLNPTAPTLPWATRLSVLQGAARGLAYLHEFNPRKHAHGSISSNKILLDDNLRPHISGFGLARLVAAGSQEKLAYSSKIVASPRAAAGYTPPEMWGATGASTPTQKGDVYSFGVVALEAVTGRAADAELEGWVRQAFREERPLSEVVDPALLHEVHAKPEVLAVFHIALRCTEADSELRPRMRAVAENLDRISSSSQRTVFEPSR; this is translated from the exons ATGCCTAGGGAAGCCATGGCGATGACCGAGTTACTCATCCTCTTGTTACTTTCCATCTCCACCTCAGCGGCGTTGACTACCGATGGCCTAGCTCTCCTCGCTTTTAAATCGGCCGTCTCCGACGATCCTACCCGCGCTCTCGCTGCCTGGATCGAATTCGATGACAACCCTTGCTCCTGGACCGGGGTCACCTGCCATCTTGGCCGAGTTGTTGCCCTCGCCCTCCCTGACCGGGAACTTGCTGGCTACCTCCCTTCCGAGCTATCCCTCCTTTCTGAACTCCAGTACCTTTCCCTCCCTGGTAATAGTCTTTCCGGCACCCTTCCTGTCACACTCTCCGTCTTCCGTGGCCTCACTGATCTCGACCTGTCGCGAAACAACCTCTCCGGCGCTATCCCCTCCGAGATCGGCCTGTTGACCTCCCTTACCCACCTCGACCTCTCCTCCAACCTCCTCACCGGTCCCCTGCCACCGCCCATCGCCGCTCTCCCTCATCTTTCAGGGGTATTAAATCTCTCCTTCAACCATCTCTCTGGCCCGATTCCCCTTGCTTTTGGCAGCATACCTGTAGACGTGAGCCTCGACCTCCGCCAGAACAACCTCTCCGGCGAGATCCCACAGGTCGCGCCTCTCCTGAGCCAGGGCCCCACCGCCTTCTCCGGGAACCCTGGCCTCTGCGGTTTTCCGCTTAAGAACGCCTGCCCTGCCCCTAAACAGGTTCCTAAGATTCCGAAGGCAAACCCTAGCCTCAATATGCACCCAAGTGATGGCACCTTACGCCCTATCGCTTCGGAGAAGCGGAAAAGTCCAGCTAGTACTGTAGCAATCCTAGCCGTTGTCCTTCTTATCGCCCTCGCCGCGATATTCGTCCTGCAGTGGAAGCTACGAAGGCGTCGCTACGCTGGGGTAGGCAAAGAGCCTAGTAACCAAAAGAGTTCCTCTCCTGGATTCAGTGCTTCTGTGACTGGTGGGTCGGTGACGGGTGAGCGGCGTGAGGGGCACGTGTCGGAGCTGTACGCTGCTGTTGACGAGAGGTTCGGTTTGGAGCTGGAGGAGCTACTCCGGTCTTCGGCGTACGTGGTTGGAAAGGGCCGCAGCGGGATCGTATACAAGGTGGTTGTGGGGCGTGAGTGCTCCGCCGTCGCAGTACGCCGCCTCAGTGAAAATGAGGATAGTGACGGCCCCAGCAGCGGAGATGAGTGGCGACGACGTCGGGCCTTTGAGTCAGAGGCAATCGCCATTGGCCGGGCCAAGCATCCCAACGTGGTCCGTCTCGTCGCTTACTACTACGCTCCCGAGGAGCGACTTCTCATCTACGAGTACATCCCCAATGGCTCCCTCCACGCCGCTCTGCACG GTGGACACCTAAATCCGACGGCTCCGACGCTTCCATGGGCGACGAGGCTCAGCGTACTGCAAGGGGCAGCTCGGGGTTTAGCTTATCTCCACGAATTTAACCCCCGCAAGCACGCCCACGGAAGCATCTCATCTAACAAAATCCTCCTTGATGACAATTTGCGGCCGCACATCTCTGGATTCGGCCTCGCTCGGCTCGTTGCTGCTGGCTCGCAAGAGAAGCTGGCCTATTCGTCCAAGATTGTGGCGTCGCCCAGGGCTGCGGCGGGGTACACGCCACCGGAGATGTGGGGTGCGACAGGCGCGTCCACGCCGACCCAGAAGGGGGACGTGTACTCTTTCGGTGTGGTGGCGCTGGAGGCGGTGACGGGGCGAGCGGCGGATGCTGAACTGGAAGGGTGGGTACGGCAGGCTTTTAGGGAGGAGAGGCCTCTATCGGAGGTGGTGGATCCTGCGCTGCTGCACGAGGTGCACGCCAAGCCGGAGGTGCTCGCCGTGTTCCATATCGCCCTCAGGTGCACGGAGGCCGACTCCGAGCTGCGACCCAGGATGCGCGCGGTAGCTGAAAACCTCGACCGGATTAGTTCATCATCCCAGCGAACTGTGTTTGAGCCAAGCCGTTGA